The Streptomyces sp. NBC_00102 genome segment TCGGCGACCATGCCGGCGATCTGTCCGTGGTGTCGGCGGTAAGGGGCGCTGTGGTAGCGGCCGGCGGGCACGCTGGATTCTGCCAGGAGGAGCAACCCGGCGTTCGCGTCGACCAGTTGGGCCAGGCCGTGCAGGAAGGTGCGCAGCCGCTCGTGTGCCGACGGCGCCCTGTCCTCGCAGTGCCGTGCGAACGTGTCCTGGAAGCGGGTCTCGTTGTCGTCGATCAGTGCGTAGACGAGCCCCGCCCGGCTGTGGAACCGCCGGTAGACCGTGCCGACCCCGACCCCGGCTTCCTTGGCCACCGTGTCCAGCGACAGGTCCGCGGAACTGTCCGACGCGAGCAGGCGCCGGGCGGCGTCGAGGATGCGGAGGCGGTTGCGGGCGGCGTCGGCGCGCTCGGTGGGGGCGGTCATGCGGAGCAGCGTAGCGGAGAGCTCTCCGGTTACCCCGTGAAATCGGAGAGTTCTCCGCTTAGTGTCGTCGCATCGGACGGCGGCAGCGGCCGTCCCGTTCCGCGAGGTCGGTTCAGGCCTCCGTCGGCCGGCCCGATCCGACCGCGGGGTCCTTCCGTACGCCCGTACGGGAGCCGGGGAAGAACAGGAAGAGCGCGAGCACCGGCACCAGGTAGAGCAGCCACACGACGACCTGGACGACGGTCGGGTCGGGCTGGAAGTTGAAGACGCCCTTGAGCAGCGAGCCGTACCAGCTGTCCACGGGGATCGCGGTGTGGATGTCGAAGGCCAGGTTGTTCAGACCACCCAGGAAGTCGGCCTCCTGGAGGTCGTGCACCCCGTACGCGAGTACACCGGCCGCCACGACGACGAGCATGGCGCCCGTCCAGGTGAAGAACTTCGCCAGGTCGATCCGGACGGCTCCCCGGTAGAAGAGGTATCCGAGGACGACGGCGGTCGCCAGGCCGAGGATCACGCCGATGA includes the following:
- a CDS encoding TetR/AcrR family transcriptional regulator, whose protein sequence is MTAPTERADAARNRLRILDAARRLLASDSSADLSLDTVAKEAGVGVGTVYRRFHSRAGLVYALIDDNETRFQDTFARHCEDRAPSAHERLRTFLHGLAQLVDANAGLLLLAESSVPAGRYHSAPYRRHHGQIAGMVAEFAPDVDTAYLADLILMAFTPGLFAFQRTERGWDLERIKRGLDTLIAGIGAEGKAGAQQPW